The following proteins are encoded in a genomic region of Chryseobacterium cucumeris:
- a CDS encoding AI-2E family transporter, which produces MMNKDKQISSVAIKQMSLLAIILVLTGLICFNLALFIPSVLGAITIYVVCRKYNFYLQEEKKWKPSLAAFALMFASLIVLILPIYFIADLIIDKLGNAQAYMAKFNVFLDKIHAYIFSKTGFDILSKENMAKLKDNVGKFSTSAVSGTFNTLTVVMSMYFILYFMLERPRLFEKILTSSAPLKRANISLIGDKMRKLIMANAIGIPVVAVGQGVVALIGYLIFGAPGAALLFALTAAASVIPVVGTAIIYVPVCIFMIAEGNTGQGIGLAIYCLVVVGLTDNLLRFTLLKKLENIHPLNTVFGIIMGMNLFGFMGLIFGPILISLTLLLVQVYRNEFSDEDTPPDLELPAQDDIKEQLI; this is translated from the coding sequence ATGATGAATAAGGACAAACAAATAAGCAGTGTTGCGATAAAGCAGATGTCGTTACTGGCCATCATTCTGGTATTGACCGGATTGATCTGCTTTAATCTGGCATTGTTTATTCCCTCGGTTCTGGGAGCGATTACCATTTATGTGGTCTGCAGAAAGTATAATTTTTATCTGCAGGAAGAAAAGAAATGGAAACCGTCACTGGCTGCTTTTGCATTGATGTTTGCAAGTCTTATTGTTCTTATTCTTCCGATCTATTTTATTGCCGATCTGATTATTGATAAACTGGGAAATGCACAGGCTTATATGGCCAAGTTCAATGTTTTCCTGGATAAAATACATGCTTATATTTTCTCAAAAACAGGGTTTGATATTCTGAGCAAAGAAAATATGGCAAAACTGAAAGATAATGTAGGAAAATTTTCTACTTCTGCAGTCAGCGGGACATTCAATACGCTTACAGTTGTGATGTCCATGTATTTTATTCTCTATTTTATGTTGGAAAGACCGAGGCTCTTTGAAAAGATTCTGACTTCTTCCGCTCCGCTGAAGAGAGCAAATATCTCTTTGATCGGCGATAAAATGAGAAAATTAATCATGGCAAATGCTATCGGAATTCCGGTTGTAGCGGTAGGGCAGGGGGTTGTAGCTCTCATCGGTTATCTGATTTTTGGTGCACCGGGAGCAGCATTGCTTTTTGCATTAACGGCTGCCGCTTCTGTAATTCCTGTGGTAGGAACGGCTATTATCTACGTTCCGGTGTGTATTTTTATGATTGCTGAAGGTAATACCGGACAAGGAATTGGTTTAGCGATCTACTGCCTTGTGGTGGTAGGACTTACTGATAATCTTCTACGTTTTACCCTTTTAAAGAAACTGGAAAATATTCACCCATTGAATACCGTATTCGGAATCATCATGGGAATGAATCTGTTTGGGTTTATGGGGTTGATTTTCGGACCTATTCTGATCTCATTGACACTTCTTCTGGTGCAGGTATACAGAAACGAATTTTCGGATGAAGATACTCCTCCGGATCTTGAACTGCCTGCTCAGGATGATATTAAAGAACAATTAATTTAA
- a CDS encoding beta-carotene 15,15'-monooxygenase, protein MSEFNEFDQQGSVPNRETGSIISHAFEMYKGVFGYGIVAMIIYLIGGSVIQMLTGFDSASMVEEMKSGGDFNYWSAPGLPLYMGASSLFGLLLSPLYVGLIYMVNKYNTKSPIEFSDLFIGYRQNFVNILIYSLLAWIISSIALALCVLPIIFVYPFLLIGYPILLFENASATEALSKSFNIAKENYGTFLLTGFLGFLISIAGIILCGIGIILTAPFIMIVMYSTYCAFLGKPRQIMYSK, encoded by the coding sequence ATGTCTGAATTTAACGAATTTGATCAGCAGGGCTCTGTACCCAACAGAGAAACGGGATCAATTATTTCTCATGCTTTTGAAATGTACAAAGGCGTTTTCGGTTACGGAATTGTAGCTATGATCATCTACCTGATCGGAGGCTCTGTTATTCAAATGCTTACCGGGTTTGACTCTGCTTCTATGGTGGAAGAAATGAAATCAGGAGGAGATTTTAATTACTGGAGTGCTCCGGGACTTCCTTTATATATGGGAGCATCCAGCCTTTTCGGCCTTTTATTATCTCCCTTGTATGTAGGATTGATCTATATGGTCAATAAATACAATACCAAAAGTCCGATTGAATTTTCTGATCTTTTTATCGGATACCGCCAGAATTTTGTAAACATTTTGATTTATAGTCTTCTTGCGTGGATAATTTCTTCCATTGCTTTGGCATTATGCGTTCTGCCTATCATTTTTGTATATCCTTTCCTTTTAATAGGATATCCGATTCTGTTATTTGAAAATGCTTCAGCTACAGAGGCTTTATCAAAGTCGTTCAATATTGCTAAAGAAAATTATGGAACTTTCTTATTAACCGGATTTTTAGGATTTTTGATTTCTATTGCAGGAATTATTCTTTGTGGAATAGGGATTATCCTGACTGCTCCGTTTATTATGATTGTAATGTACTCTACGTATTGCGCTTTCTTAGGAAAACCAAGACAGATTATGTACAGCAAATAA
- a CDS encoding aminodeoxychorismate synthase component I codes for MFSVNHQKFMEMDELSLRKVPYFFIIDFLSENVEIYQENEIEKQGLIVDFQEFSTSKETHALNKKVVWKSFPETLESFQAGFDKVQKNILLGNSYLVNYTRKTRIETNLTLEEIFYHSNAKYKVFYKDFFVFFSPETFVKIIDGKIFTYPMKGTIDASIENAAEILKNDKKEKAEHYTVVDLLRNDLSMVADDVKVDQFQQIDFIKTRQKDLYAMSSEISGMIKPEYEGKVGSIMKKLLPAGSILGAPKPKTLEIILDAEGYDRGYYTGICGWFDGQNVDSCVMIRFIEKEEDQLYFKSGGGITHMSKLEDEYQEMKNKIYVPIH; via the coding sequence ATGTTTTCAGTGAATCATCAAAAATTTATGGAAATGGACGAACTTTCCCTTCGGAAAGTTCCCTATTTTTTCATCATCGACTTTCTCTCGGAGAATGTTGAAATCTATCAGGAAAATGAAATTGAAAAACAGGGTTTAATTGTTGATTTTCAAGAATTTTCAACCTCAAAAGAAACTCATGCGCTGAATAAAAAAGTAGTTTGGAAATCCTTTCCTGAAACATTGGAGAGCTTTCAGGCCGGCTTTGATAAAGTTCAGAAAAATATTCTTTTGGGAAACTCTTACTTAGTAAACTACACTAGAAAAACACGTATTGAGACTAATTTAACCCTGGAAGAAATTTTTTATCATTCAAATGCGAAATACAAAGTTTTTTATAAAGATTTTTTTGTATTTTTTTCTCCGGAAACTTTTGTAAAGATCATTGACGGAAAAATTTTCACCTATCCCATGAAAGGAACCATTGATGCATCTATTGAAAATGCAGCAGAAATTCTTAAAAATGATAAAAAGGAGAAGGCAGAACATTACACGGTTGTAGATCTCCTCCGGAATGATCTAAGCATGGTAGCTGACGATGTAAAGGTGGATCAGTTCCAACAGATTGATTTTATCAAAACCCGGCAGAAGGATCTGTATGCAATGAGTTCCGAAATTTCAGGGATGATAAAACCTGAATATGAGGGAAAAGTAGGAAGTATTATGAAGAAACTGCTTCCCGCAGGCTCTATTTTAGGAGCTCCCAAACCTAAAACACTGGAAATTATTCTGGATGCGGAAGGGTACGACAGAGGATATTACACGGGAATCTGTGGTTGGTTTGACGGCCAAAATGTAGACAGCTGTGTAATGATACGCTTTATTGAAAAAGAAGAAGATCAATTGTATTTCAAAAGCGGAGGCGGTATAACGCACATGAGCAAATTAGAAGACGAATATCAGGAAATGAAAAATAAAATCTATGTCCCAATTCATTGA
- a CDS encoding aminotransferase class IV — protein sequence MSQFIESIKVEDQEVFLLDLHQKRVNQTFSHFGKEDCIDLAKIYKNLQHDEDGLFKLRIAYDLDKKIRTQMIPYAIPEIQDFQLVENNSFDYSFKFEDRKELDKMKMKAKAEEIIIVKNNHITETSFSNILFLKGKDWFTPSTYLLNGVQRQHLLKHKKIKETEITLQNIKQFTHFQIINALNDFDDMFIYPIDRIINLPGSEEYLDL from the coding sequence ATGTCCCAATTCATTGAAAGCATTAAAGTAGAAGATCAGGAGGTTTTTCTATTGGATCTACATCAGAAACGTGTCAACCAAACATTTTCCCATTTCGGGAAAGAAGACTGTATTGATCTGGCCAAGATCTATAAAAATCTGCAGCATGATGAAGATGGTCTTTTCAAGCTGAGAATTGCTTATGACCTTGATAAAAAGATCAGAACACAGATGATTCCTTATGCGATTCCCGAAATACAGGACTTTCAGCTGGTGGAAAACAACAGCTTTGATTATTCATTCAAGTTTGAAGACCGCAAAGAGCTTGATAAAATGAAGATGAAAGCAAAAGCAGAAGAAATTATCATTGTTAAAAATAATCATATCACTGAGACCTCTTTCTCCAACATTTTATTTTTAAAAGGAAAAGACTGGTTTACCCCTTCTACTTACCTGTTGAACGGTGTGCAGAGACAACATCTTTTAAAGCATAAAAAGATCAAAGAAACGGAGATCACTTTACAGAATATAAAGCAATTCACCCATTTCCAGATCATTAATGCATTGAATGATTTTGATGATATGTTTATCTATCCTATCGATAGAATTATCAATCTGCCGGGGAGTGAAGAATATCTTGACCTTTAA
- the menD gene encoding 2-succinyl-5-enolpyruvyl-6-hydroxy-3-cyclohexene-1-carboxylic-acid synthase produces MKKYSSKRSIQILAHLLQQYGIADIVISPGSRNAPLAIHFSEVDSFNCYSIVDERSAAFVAMGMAKSEKKPVAVTCTSGSAVVNYYPAVTEAFYQNVPLLVLTADRPTDFVDIFDGQTIRQKDVFHQHSYGDFQLLEDSKENAEDINFDIIKKAIELCFEKQGPVHINIPLEEPLYELVSELPTFPTVEKTIKHKEYEIPSNLIAEWHTSQRIMLLVGTRDYSPELENQLTQLVKNHSVVVLSEANSNLHHEKFFKHIDRYIFNFTEEDYKTYAPDLLITVGQNVVSKKVKQFLRSARPKQHWHLDEVWQPDTYFSLTEKIEVKPEVFFSKLLKFINLEPRPYYNLWDVLRDKKDAKHEQFLNTIDFSDFYFFNKASQTIPENYNIHFSNSSGIRYAQLFDFGKRKMYCNRGTSGIDGSTSTAMGFAIKNENPTLLITGDLSFFYDINGLWNQYIPPFVRIMIFNNGEGNIFKIIPGPGNANPNTLDEFIATKHRKNAESLAKHFGFSYIRVEDELTLDRVLENFFKPDAQPKILEVNTHGKNSADVLKSYFEFMK; encoded by the coding sequence ATGAAAAAATATTCTTCTAAGAGAAGTATCCAAATACTTGCACATCTTCTTCAGCAGTACGGAATTGCAGATATCGTAATTTCTCCGGGGTCGAGAAATGCTCCTTTGGCCATCCATTTTTCAGAGGTAGATAGTTTCAACTGTTACAGCATTGTAGACGAAAGAAGTGCTGCTTTTGTTGCAATGGGAATGGCGAAAAGTGAGAAAAAACCAGTAGCTGTTACGTGTACCAGCGGATCTGCGGTAGTTAATTATTATCCTGCGGTTACGGAAGCATTTTATCAGAATGTGCCCCTTTTGGTACTTACTGCAGACAGGCCGACAGATTTTGTTGATATATTCGATGGGCAAACGATCAGGCAGAAGGATGTTTTTCATCAGCATTCCTATGGTGATTTCCAGCTTTTGGAAGACAGTAAGGAGAATGCAGAAGATATTAATTTCGATATCATTAAAAAAGCTATCGAACTTTGCTTTGAGAAGCAAGGTCCGGTACATATTAATATTCCTCTGGAAGAACCTTTGTATGAGCTGGTTTCAGAGCTTCCTACTTTTCCTACGGTAGAAAAGACAATTAAGCATAAAGAGTATGAAATTCCGTCCAATCTGATTGCAGAATGGCATACTTCACAAAGAATTATGCTGTTGGTGGGAACAAGAGACTACAGTCCGGAACTGGAAAACCAGCTGACTCAGTTGGTGAAAAACCATTCTGTTGTGGTACTGAGTGAAGCCAATTCAAACCTGCATCATGAAAAATTCTTCAAACATATAGACCGTTATATTTTCAATTTTACAGAAGAGGATTACAAAACATATGCTCCTGACCTGTTGATTACAGTTGGGCAGAATGTGGTTTCCAAAAAAGTAAAACAATTCCTCAGAAGTGCCCGTCCTAAACAACATTGGCATCTGGATGAAGTGTGGCAGCCTGATACTTATTTCTCACTCACAGAAAAGATCGAGGTAAAACCTGAGGTTTTCTTCTCAAAACTGCTGAAATTTATCAATCTGGAACCAAGGCCTTATTATAACCTTTGGGACGTCTTAAGGGATAAAAAAGATGCTAAACACGAACAGTTTTTAAATACAATTGATTTCTCAGATTTTTATTTCTTCAATAAAGCGTCACAAACAATTCCTGAGAATTATAATATTCATTTCAGTAACTCCTCGGGGATCAGATATGCGCAGCTGTTTGATTTTGGGAAGAGAAAAATGTACTGTAACAGAGGAACAAGTGGTATTGACGGATCCACTTCTACGGCAATGGGATTTGCCATTAAAAATGAAAACCCAACTTTATTGATTACAGGAGACCTGAGTTTTTTCTATGATATCAATGGTCTTTGGAACCAATATATTCCACCGTTTGTAAGAATTATGATCTTCAATAATGGTGAAGGCAATATCTTTAAAATCATTCCGGGACCTGGAAATGCCAACCCGAATACATTAGACGAATTTATTGCCACAAAACACCGCAAGAATGCCGAGTCTTTGGCGAAACATTTTGGCTTCTCCTACATTCGGGTAGAGGATGAGCTTACCCTGGACAGAGTTCTTGAGAATTTTTTCAAACCTGATGCGCAGCCAAAAATCCTGGAAGTAAATACTCACGGGAAGAACAGCGCAGATGTACTGAAATCGTATTTTGAATTTATGAAATAA
- a CDS encoding isopenicillin N synthase family dioxygenase, producing MDKIPSVDLRDFLSGNPERKQKFVNEIGKAYEEIGFVALKGHFLDDNLVDDLYGEVKNFFEQPVETKQKYEIPGIGGQRGYVGFGKETAKGFKKGDLKEFWHFGQYLSDDSKYRTEYPDNVIVEELPRFNEVGKEAFQMLEKTGQYVLRALALHLGLDEFYFDDKIAEGNSILRPIHYPPITEEPDDAVRAAAHGDINLITLLMGAQGKGLQVQNHNGEWIDAIAEPDELMINVGDMLSRHTNNKLKSTIHRVVNPPREMWSTSRYSIPFFMHPISAMSLNALENCVDENNPKLYEDTTAGEFLHERLIELGLIKK from the coding sequence ATGGATAAAATACCTAGTGTAGACCTGCGTGATTTCCTTTCGGGCAACCCGGAACGCAAACAGAAATTTGTAAATGAAATCGGAAAAGCTTATGAAGAAATTGGTTTTGTAGCCTTAAAAGGCCACTTTCTTGATGACAACCTAGTGGATGATTTGTATGGAGAGGTAAAAAACTTTTTTGAACAGCCAGTGGAAACGAAACAAAAGTATGAGATTCCAGGAATTGGTGGCCAGAGAGGTTATGTAGGATTCGGTAAAGAAACTGCAAAAGGTTTCAAAAAAGGAGACTTAAAAGAATTTTGGCACTTTGGACAGTATCTGTCTGATGATTCAAAATACAGAACTGAGTATCCGGACAACGTAATCGTTGAAGAACTTCCAAGATTCAACGAAGTTGGTAAAGAAGCATTCCAGATGCTTGAGAAAACAGGACAGTATGTGTTAAGAGCTTTAGCATTACACCTTGGTTTAGATGAATTTTATTTTGATGACAAGATCGCAGAAGGAAATTCTATTTTAAGACCGATTCACTATCCGCCAATCACTGAAGAACCGGATGATGCGGTAAGAGCAGCTGCTCACGGAGACATCAACCTTATCACTCTTTTAATGGGAGCACAAGGAAAAGGTCTTCAGGTTCAAAATCACAACGGAGAATGGATTGATGCCATTGCAGAACCGGATGAATTGATGATCAATGTTGGTGACATGCTTTCAAGACATACCAACAACAAATTGAAATCTACCATCCACAGAGTGGTAAACCCACCAAGAGAAATGTGGAGCACTTCAAGATATTCAATTCCTTTCTTTATGCATCCAATCAGTGCCATGTCTTTAAATGCACTTGAGAACTGTGTAGATGAAAACAATCCTAAATTATACGAAGATACTACCGCCGGAGAATTCCTGCATGAAAGATTGATCGAACTGGGATTGATTAAAAAATAA
- a CDS encoding bacteriocin-like protein gives MKNLKKLQKNQLKNISGGANLPETDFCMYYCNGTIVCATCSDDFKCPDTNSDM, from the coding sequence ATGAAAAACCTAAAAAAACTACAAAAGAACCAATTAAAGAACATTTCAGGTGGAGCTAATCTTCCGGAAACAGATTTCTGTATGTATTACTGCAACGGAACCATTGTTTGTGCAACCTGCAGCGATGACTTCAAATGCCCGGACACGAACAGTGATATGTAA